A genomic segment from Daphnia carinata strain CSIRO-1 chromosome 1, CSIRO_AGI_Dcar_HiC_V3, whole genome shotgun sequence encodes:
- the LOC130691289 gene encoding uncharacterized protein LOC130691289, whose product MMKLVLTFTLLAAVHSYSVEVSPFAGFTGDNNEPCYSTPSNGKDGGICLQTDCCAGATYISNLCPDYQTNVKCCYSYNSCNSNTVACASQSVACEVLGMHEKGQINLKGEHFDASGNNPYDGASALSNIRDTCYGKHAKLSSYGNAPGGTVCLTTKMVTSLRDYARNYYNSNGRAIEVNALAGSSHSVNSWHYEGNTFDVGCTYPTNHCSALTTWCRNQNPVEICYPGSSCGGHETWVHCAH is encoded by the exons ATGATGAAACTCGTGCTCACATTTACCTTGTTGGCTGCTGTCCACAGCT ATTCGGTGGAAGTGTCTCCATTTGCTGGATTCACTGGGGATAACAACGAGCCATGCTACAGCACTCCTTCAAACGGCAAAGATGGCGGCATTTGCCTGCAAACT GATTGCTGTGCTGGAGCGACCTACATTTCCAACTTGTGTCCCGATTATCAGACTAATGTGAAATGCTGCTATTCTTACAACTCCTGCAACTCAAATA ccGTGGCCTGTGCCTCGCAGAGCGTAGCCTGCGAAGTTTTGGGAATGCACGAGAAGGGCCAGATTAACTTGAAGGGAGAGCACTTTGACGCTAGTGGCAATAATCCATATGATGGAGCAAGCGCCTTATCCAACATCCGCGATACTTGCTATGGCAAACACGCCAAGCTATCCAG CTACGGAAATGCTCCAGGAGGTACTGTTTGTCTGACAACGAAAATGGTGACCAGCCTTCGTGATTATGCCCGTAACTACTACAACTCAAATGGAAGAGCTATTGAG GTAAATGCTTTGGCTGGATCTAGCCATTCTGTCAACTCTTGGCATTACGAAGGAAACACGTTTGATGTTGGATGCACTTACCCAAC AAACCATTGCTCCGCTCTGACTACATGGTGTCGGAACCAAAACCCCGTCGAAATATGCTATCCTGGAAGCTCATGCGGAG gtcACGAAACTTGGGTCCACTGCGCCCATTAG
- the LOC130691248 gene encoding very low-density lipoprotein receptor-like isoform X3 encodes MLPYREPGSTTLLIILLFMCLKTAVAGEVCASHQFECASGRCIPFSWSCDGENDCDDSSDENEHCRGSVNCADTEFQCLSGVRCIPQRWQCDGEPDCDDRSDEDPTKCQVKKCTEEQFACKSRAGECIPLSWVCDKNADCSDGTDEDGCNVNCTAEEFTCANGRCIQKRWFCDGQDDCGDHSDEGDHCPEDTCPPDNNFNCGDNVCIPNKRKCDGFVDCANGADEADCPSLALNGTNQCTAQEFQCLNGIDCIHSSWQCDGDHDCPDGSDEHNCSPSTCRPDQFRCDDGECIPGHLQCSGAAECNDTSDESSCNSTTTVGCSSETEFDCGDGMCISLDKVCDGANDCGQWEDEPKGKCNVNECAINNGGCLHTCIDTTWGFRCECHPGYALSDNSTCVDMDECLEPGTCSQTCINEKGSFKCECLSGYTRDPHDRTRCKANEGHSALLFTHRTDIRRFSLDRRDLTSIVNETHSSTALDFHFESGMLYWSDVNDERIYKAPIDEGETKSVVAFGDVVNADGLAVDWIYRHLYWTDSSKESLVSSIQVSDLDGGFRKTLLTEGLQQPRSIAVDPLEGWVYWSDWGGASRIERSGLDGSHRQVLIDSHIKWPNGITLDRVDRRLFWVDAKMDMIGSCDYDGSNRRVVLSSGPAIGHPFAVTVFEDWIYWSDWDHRTIMRANKFNGKNATSVTQTHSLPMVVHVYHSYRQPSGPNHCMPFNGRCSHLCLPAPQINDRSAKITCACPDNFQLLDDGLNCVETHLLLRNASTTSTTTSTTIVVKVNDTSKSNSADVPQSLANDSGTITGLIIGAVAAIIILIALVSFFVYRHVVLRNATSMNFDNPVYRKTTEDKFSLSKNPPSGRSKASAPEVEPLNHPGTNEYV; translated from the exons gGTCGGTCAACTGCGCCGATACCGAGTTCCAGTGCTTATCCGGCGTGCGCTGCATACCCCAACGATG GCAATGCGATGGAGAACCGGATTGCGACGATCGGAGCGACGAGGATCCAACAAAATGCC aaGTAAAGAAATGTACTGAAGAGCAGTTCGCCTGTAAAAGCCGAGCCGGTGAATGTATCCCATTGTCATGGGTCTGCGATAAAAATGCCGATTGTTCAGACGGGACGGATGAGGATGGATGCA ATGTAAATTGCACTGCCGAAGAATTCACTTGTGCCAATGGTCGCTGCATTCAGAAAAGGTGGTTTTGCGACGGGCAAGACGATTGTGGCGACCATTCGGATGAGGGCGATCATTGCCCGGAAGACACGTGTCCACCCGACAACAATTTCAATTGCGGTGATAATGTTTGTATTCCTAATAAAAGGAAATGCGATGGCTTTGTCGACTGCGCAAATGGAGCCGATGAAGCG GATTGCCCGTCCTTGGCACTGAACGGAACGAATCAATGTACCGCGCAAGAATTTCAATGCCTTAACGGAATTGATTGCATCCATTCTTC GTGGCAATGCGATGGTGATCATGATTGTCCAGATGGATCCGACGAACACAATTGCTCTCCTTCGACATGCCGGCCGGATCAGTTTCGATGCGATGACGGCGAATGCATTCCGGGTCATTTGCAATGTAGCGGCGCGGCCGAGTGCAACGACACGTCGGACGAATCTTCTTGCAATA GTACCACCACAGTGGGTTGTAGTTCCGAAACTGAATTTGACTGTGGCGACGGAATGTGCATCAGTCTTGATAAAGTCTGCGACGGAGCGAATGATTGTGGACAATGGGAGGATGAACCTAAGGGCAAATGCAATGTCAACGAATGTGCCATAAATAACGGCGGATGTTTACACACTTGTATAGATACGACTTGGGGATTCCGATGCGAATGTCATCCTGGTTACGCTCTTTCCGACAACTCGACCTGTGTTG atATGGACGAATGTCTCGAACCTGGGACGTGCTCGCAGACGTGCATCAATGAAAAGGGCAGCTTCAAGTGCGAGTGTCTGTCTGGCTACACCCGCGATCCGCACGACCGAACACGTTGCAAAGCTAATGAAGGACACTCGGCTTTGCTTTTCACCCATCGGACGGATATCCGTCGCTTCTCACTCGACCGTCGCGATTTGACGTCCATTGTCAATGAGACGCACAGCTCGACGGCCCTTGACTTTCACTTCGAGAGCGGCATGCTGTACTGGAGCGATGTCAACGACGAGCGCATCTACAAAGCCCCGATCGACGAGGGTGAAACCAAATCCGTCGTGGCTTTCGGCGATGTAGTCAACGCCGACGGGCTAGCTGTCGACTGGATCTATCGGCATTTGTACTGGACCGATTCTTCCAAGGAGTCGTTGGTGTCTTCGATTCAAGTATCGGATTTGGACGGTGGATTCCGCAAGACGTTGCTGACAGAAGGACTGCAACAACCAAGATCCATCGCTGTTGATCCGTTGGAAGGCTGGGTTTACTGGTCCGATTGGGGTGGAGCATCACGCATTGAACGCTCTGGTCTTGACGGCTCTCATCGACAAGTATTGATTGATTCACACATCAAGTGGCCCAACGGCATTACACTGGACAGGGTAGATCGACGATTATTTTGGGTAGACGCCAAGATGGATATGATCGGTAGTTGCGATTACGATGGATCCAACAGACGCGTTGTGCTTTCTTCCGGGCCGGCTATTGGCCACCCTTTTGCTGTGACTGTTTTTGAAGACTGGATCTACTGGTCGGACTGGGACCATCGAACCATCATGCGAGCCAACAAGTTTAATGGCAAAAATGCTACATCCGTCACACAAACCCATTcg CTGCCCATGGTAGTCCATGTTTATCATTCGTATCGGCAACCAAGTGGACCCAATCACTGTATGCCCTTCAACGGCCGTTGCTCTCACCTCTGCTTACCTGCGCCCCAGATCAATGACCGTTCGGCTAAAATTACTTGCGCCTGTCCAGATAACTTTCAACTGTTAGACGACGGACTTAACTGTGTTGAAA CGCACCTTTTGTTACGGAATGCTTCAACGACATCCACGACTACCTCTACGACGatag TAGTGAAAGTCAACGATACATCAAAGTCTAATTCAGCGGACGTTCCCCAGTCCCTAGCGAACGACTCTGGAACCATTACCGGGTTGATAATTGGCGCAGTCGCTGCAATCATTATTCTTATTGCCTTG GTGAGTTTCTTCGTATACCGACATGTGGTGCTACGAAACGCGACGAGTATGAACTTTGATAATCCCGTGTACCGCAAAACGACCGAGGATAAGTTTTCCCTGTCGAAAAATCCGCCATCCGGGCGGTCAAAAGCGTCAGCGCCTGAAGTGGAACCGCTCAACCATCCAGGCACTAATGAATACGTTTGA
- the LOC130691248 gene encoding very low-density lipoprotein receptor-like isoform X1, which translates to MLPYREPGSTTLLIILLFMCLKTAVAGEVCASHQFECASGRCIPFSWSCDGENDCDDSSDENEHCRGSVNCADTEFQCLSGVRCIPQRWQCDGEPDCDDRSDEDPTKCQVKKCTEEQFACKSRAGECIPLSWVCDKNADCSDGTDEDGCNVNCTAEEFTCANGRCIQKRWFCDGQDDCGDHSDEGDHCPEDTCPPDNNFNCGDNVCIPNKRKCDGFVDCANGADEADCPSLALNGTNQCTAQEFQCLNGIDCIHSSWQCDGDHDCPDGSDEHNCSPSTCRPDQFRCDDGECIPGHLQCSGAAECNDTSDESSCNSTTTVGCSSETEFDCGDGMCISLDKVCDGANDCGQWEDEPKGKCNVNECAINNGGCLHTCIDTTWGFRCECHPGYALSDNSTCVDMDECLEPGTCSQTCINEKGSFKCECLSGYTRDPHDRTRCKANEGHSALLFTHRTDIRRFSLDRRDLTSIVNETHSSTALDFHFESGMLYWSDVNDERIYKAPIDEGETKSVVAFGDVVNADGLAVDWIYRHLYWTDSSKESLVSSIQVSDLDGGFRKTLLTEGLQQPRSIAVDPLEGWVYWSDWGGASRIERSGLDGSHRQVLIDSHIKWPNGITLDRVDRRLFWVDAKMDMIGSCDYDGSNRRVVLSSGPAIGHPFAVTVFEDWIYWSDWDHRTIMRANKFNGKNATSVTQTHSSQLPMVVHVYHSYRQPSGPNHCMPFNGRCSHLCLPAPQINDRSAKITCACPDNFQLLDDGLNCVETHLLLRNASTTSTTTSTTIVVKVNDTSKSNSADVPQSLANDSGTITGLIIGAVAAIIILIALVSFFVYRHVVLRNATSMNFDNPVYRKTTEDKFSLSKNPPSGRSKASAPEVEPLNHPGTNEYV; encoded by the exons gGTCGGTCAACTGCGCCGATACCGAGTTCCAGTGCTTATCCGGCGTGCGCTGCATACCCCAACGATG GCAATGCGATGGAGAACCGGATTGCGACGATCGGAGCGACGAGGATCCAACAAAATGCC aaGTAAAGAAATGTACTGAAGAGCAGTTCGCCTGTAAAAGCCGAGCCGGTGAATGTATCCCATTGTCATGGGTCTGCGATAAAAATGCCGATTGTTCAGACGGGACGGATGAGGATGGATGCA ATGTAAATTGCACTGCCGAAGAATTCACTTGTGCCAATGGTCGCTGCATTCAGAAAAGGTGGTTTTGCGACGGGCAAGACGATTGTGGCGACCATTCGGATGAGGGCGATCATTGCCCGGAAGACACGTGTCCACCCGACAACAATTTCAATTGCGGTGATAATGTTTGTATTCCTAATAAAAGGAAATGCGATGGCTTTGTCGACTGCGCAAATGGAGCCGATGAAGCG GATTGCCCGTCCTTGGCACTGAACGGAACGAATCAATGTACCGCGCAAGAATTTCAATGCCTTAACGGAATTGATTGCATCCATTCTTC GTGGCAATGCGATGGTGATCATGATTGTCCAGATGGATCCGACGAACACAATTGCTCTCCTTCGACATGCCGGCCGGATCAGTTTCGATGCGATGACGGCGAATGCATTCCGGGTCATTTGCAATGTAGCGGCGCGGCCGAGTGCAACGACACGTCGGACGAATCTTCTTGCAATA GTACCACCACAGTGGGTTGTAGTTCCGAAACTGAATTTGACTGTGGCGACGGAATGTGCATCAGTCTTGATAAAGTCTGCGACGGAGCGAATGATTGTGGACAATGGGAGGATGAACCTAAGGGCAAATGCAATGTCAACGAATGTGCCATAAATAACGGCGGATGTTTACACACTTGTATAGATACGACTTGGGGATTCCGATGCGAATGTCATCCTGGTTACGCTCTTTCCGACAACTCGACCTGTGTTG atATGGACGAATGTCTCGAACCTGGGACGTGCTCGCAGACGTGCATCAATGAAAAGGGCAGCTTCAAGTGCGAGTGTCTGTCTGGCTACACCCGCGATCCGCACGACCGAACACGTTGCAAAGCTAATGAAGGACACTCGGCTTTGCTTTTCACCCATCGGACGGATATCCGTCGCTTCTCACTCGACCGTCGCGATTTGACGTCCATTGTCAATGAGACGCACAGCTCGACGGCCCTTGACTTTCACTTCGAGAGCGGCATGCTGTACTGGAGCGATGTCAACGACGAGCGCATCTACAAAGCCCCGATCGACGAGGGTGAAACCAAATCCGTCGTGGCTTTCGGCGATGTAGTCAACGCCGACGGGCTAGCTGTCGACTGGATCTATCGGCATTTGTACTGGACCGATTCTTCCAAGGAGTCGTTGGTGTCTTCGATTCAAGTATCGGATTTGGACGGTGGATTCCGCAAGACGTTGCTGACAGAAGGACTGCAACAACCAAGATCCATCGCTGTTGATCCGTTGGAAGGCTGGGTTTACTGGTCCGATTGGGGTGGAGCATCACGCATTGAACGCTCTGGTCTTGACGGCTCTCATCGACAAGTATTGATTGATTCACACATCAAGTGGCCCAACGGCATTACACTGGACAGGGTAGATCGACGATTATTTTGGGTAGACGCCAAGATGGATATGATCGGTAGTTGCGATTACGATGGATCCAACAGACGCGTTGTGCTTTCTTCCGGGCCGGCTATTGGCCACCCTTTTGCTGTGACTGTTTTTGAAGACTGGATCTACTGGTCGGACTGGGACCATCGAACCATCATGCGAGCCAACAAGTTTAATGGCAAAAATGCTACATCCGTCACACAAACCCATTcg TCGCAGCTGCCCATGGTAGTCCATGTTTATCATTCGTATCGGCAACCAAGTGGACCCAATCACTGTATGCCCTTCAACGGCCGTTGCTCTCACCTCTGCTTACCTGCGCCCCAGATCAATGACCGTTCGGCTAAAATTACTTGCGCCTGTCCAGATAACTTTCAACTGTTAGACGACGGACTTAACTGTGTTGAAA CGCACCTTTTGTTACGGAATGCTTCAACGACATCCACGACTACCTCTACGACGatag TAGTGAAAGTCAACGATACATCAAAGTCTAATTCAGCGGACGTTCCCCAGTCCCTAGCGAACGACTCTGGAACCATTACCGGGTTGATAATTGGCGCAGTCGCTGCAATCATTATTCTTATTGCCTTG GTGAGTTTCTTCGTATACCGACATGTGGTGCTACGAAACGCGACGAGTATGAACTTTGATAATCCCGTGTACCGCAAAACGACCGAGGATAAGTTTTCCCTGTCGAAAAATCCGCCATCCGGGCGGTCAAAAGCGTCAGCGCCTGAAGTGGAACCGCTCAACCATCCAGGCACTAATGAATACGTTTGA
- the LOC130691248 gene encoding very low-density lipoprotein receptor-like isoform X2, producing MLPYREPGSTTLLIILLFMCLKTAVAGEVCASHQFECASGRCIPFSWSCDGENDCDDSSDENEHCRGSVNCADTEFQCLSGVRCIPQRWQCDGEPDCDDRSDEDPTKCQVKKCTEEQFACKSRAGECIPLSWVCDKNADCSDGTDEDGCNVNCTAEEFTCANGRCIQKRWFCDGQDDCGDHSDEGDHCPEDTCPPDNNFNCGDNVCIPNKRKCDGFVDCANGADEADCPSLALNGTNQCTAQEFQCLNGIDCIHSSWQCDGDHDCPDGSDEHNCSPSTCRPDQFRCDDGECIPGHLQCSGAAECNDTSDESSCNSTTTVGCSSETEFDCGDGMCISLDKVCDGANDCGQWEDEPKGKCNVNECAINNGGCLHTCIDTTWGFRCECHPGYALSDNSTCVDMDECLEPGTCSQTCINEKGSFKCECLSGYTRDPHDRTRCKANEGHSALLFTHRTDIRRFSLDRRDLTSIVNETHSSTALDFHFESGMLYWSDVNDERIYKAPIDEGETKSVVAFGDVVNADGLAVDWIYRHLYWTDSSKESLVSSIQVSDLDGGFRKTLLTEGLQQPRSIAVDPLEGWVYWSDWGGASRIERSGLDGSHRQVLIDSHIKWPNGITLDRVDRRLFWVDAKMDMIGSCDYDGSNRRVVLSSGPAIGHPFAVTVFEDWIYWSDWDHRTIMRANKFNGKNATSVTQTHSSQLPMVVHVYHSYRQPSGPNHCMPFNGRCSHLCLPAPQINDRSAKITCACPDNFQLLDDGLNCVETHLLLRNASTTSTTTSTTIVKVNDTSKSNSADVPQSLANDSGTITGLIIGAVAAIIILIALVSFFVYRHVVLRNATSMNFDNPVYRKTTEDKFSLSKNPPSGRSKASAPEVEPLNHPGTNEYV from the exons gGTCGGTCAACTGCGCCGATACCGAGTTCCAGTGCTTATCCGGCGTGCGCTGCATACCCCAACGATG GCAATGCGATGGAGAACCGGATTGCGACGATCGGAGCGACGAGGATCCAACAAAATGCC aaGTAAAGAAATGTACTGAAGAGCAGTTCGCCTGTAAAAGCCGAGCCGGTGAATGTATCCCATTGTCATGGGTCTGCGATAAAAATGCCGATTGTTCAGACGGGACGGATGAGGATGGATGCA ATGTAAATTGCACTGCCGAAGAATTCACTTGTGCCAATGGTCGCTGCATTCAGAAAAGGTGGTTTTGCGACGGGCAAGACGATTGTGGCGACCATTCGGATGAGGGCGATCATTGCCCGGAAGACACGTGTCCACCCGACAACAATTTCAATTGCGGTGATAATGTTTGTATTCCTAATAAAAGGAAATGCGATGGCTTTGTCGACTGCGCAAATGGAGCCGATGAAGCG GATTGCCCGTCCTTGGCACTGAACGGAACGAATCAATGTACCGCGCAAGAATTTCAATGCCTTAACGGAATTGATTGCATCCATTCTTC GTGGCAATGCGATGGTGATCATGATTGTCCAGATGGATCCGACGAACACAATTGCTCTCCTTCGACATGCCGGCCGGATCAGTTTCGATGCGATGACGGCGAATGCATTCCGGGTCATTTGCAATGTAGCGGCGCGGCCGAGTGCAACGACACGTCGGACGAATCTTCTTGCAATA GTACCACCACAGTGGGTTGTAGTTCCGAAACTGAATTTGACTGTGGCGACGGAATGTGCATCAGTCTTGATAAAGTCTGCGACGGAGCGAATGATTGTGGACAATGGGAGGATGAACCTAAGGGCAAATGCAATGTCAACGAATGTGCCATAAATAACGGCGGATGTTTACACACTTGTATAGATACGACTTGGGGATTCCGATGCGAATGTCATCCTGGTTACGCTCTTTCCGACAACTCGACCTGTGTTG atATGGACGAATGTCTCGAACCTGGGACGTGCTCGCAGACGTGCATCAATGAAAAGGGCAGCTTCAAGTGCGAGTGTCTGTCTGGCTACACCCGCGATCCGCACGACCGAACACGTTGCAAAGCTAATGAAGGACACTCGGCTTTGCTTTTCACCCATCGGACGGATATCCGTCGCTTCTCACTCGACCGTCGCGATTTGACGTCCATTGTCAATGAGACGCACAGCTCGACGGCCCTTGACTTTCACTTCGAGAGCGGCATGCTGTACTGGAGCGATGTCAACGACGAGCGCATCTACAAAGCCCCGATCGACGAGGGTGAAACCAAATCCGTCGTGGCTTTCGGCGATGTAGTCAACGCCGACGGGCTAGCTGTCGACTGGATCTATCGGCATTTGTACTGGACCGATTCTTCCAAGGAGTCGTTGGTGTCTTCGATTCAAGTATCGGATTTGGACGGTGGATTCCGCAAGACGTTGCTGACAGAAGGACTGCAACAACCAAGATCCATCGCTGTTGATCCGTTGGAAGGCTGGGTTTACTGGTCCGATTGGGGTGGAGCATCACGCATTGAACGCTCTGGTCTTGACGGCTCTCATCGACAAGTATTGATTGATTCACACATCAAGTGGCCCAACGGCATTACACTGGACAGGGTAGATCGACGATTATTTTGGGTAGACGCCAAGATGGATATGATCGGTAGTTGCGATTACGATGGATCCAACAGACGCGTTGTGCTTTCTTCCGGGCCGGCTATTGGCCACCCTTTTGCTGTGACTGTTTTTGAAGACTGGATCTACTGGTCGGACTGGGACCATCGAACCATCATGCGAGCCAACAAGTTTAATGGCAAAAATGCTACATCCGTCACACAAACCCATTcg TCGCAGCTGCCCATGGTAGTCCATGTTTATCATTCGTATCGGCAACCAAGTGGACCCAATCACTGTATGCCCTTCAACGGCCGTTGCTCTCACCTCTGCTTACCTGCGCCCCAGATCAATGACCGTTCGGCTAAAATTACTTGCGCCTGTCCAGATAACTTTCAACTGTTAGACGACGGACTTAACTGTGTTGAAA CGCACCTTTTGTTACGGAATGCTTCAACGACATCCACGACTACCTCTACGACGatag TGAAAGTCAACGATACATCAAAGTCTAATTCAGCGGACGTTCCCCAGTCCCTAGCGAACGACTCTGGAACCATTACCGGGTTGATAATTGGCGCAGTCGCTGCAATCATTATTCTTATTGCCTTG GTGAGTTTCTTCGTATACCGACATGTGGTGCTACGAAACGCGACGAGTATGAACTTTGATAATCCCGTGTACCGCAAAACGACCGAGGATAAGTTTTCCCTGTCGAAAAATCCGCCATCCGGGCGGTCAAAAGCGTCAGCGCCTGAAGTGGAACCGCTCAACCATCCAGGCACTAATGAATACGTTTGA